From Cronobacter turicensis z3032, the proteins below share one genomic window:
- the ytfM gene encoding Uncharacterized protein ytfM produces the protein MYRSFVRPRSGVRFPSRGGNKGYSGENVPLIRNLCWATLLMASASIAAPVRLQVEGLTGALQKNVRAQLSTIQVDEVTPDRRFRARVDDAIRNGLKALGYYEPTIDFELREPPAGGRRQVLLARVNPGKPVLIGGTNVILRGGARDDKDYLALLKKRPAIGTVLNHNDYDSFKKGLTSLALRRGYFDSEFIKSQLGVSVERRLAFWDIDYNSGPRYRFGDVTFSGSQIREEYLQNLVPFKKGDYYQSSDVAELSRRLSATGWFNSVVVAPEFEKSRKTKVLPLRGVVSPRIKNTVEVGAGYSTDVGPRLKASWRKPWTNSYGHSLTTSTSISAPEQQLDFSYKIPLLKNPLEQYYLVQGGFKRTDLNDTEADSTKLAVSRYWDLSSGWQRAINLRWSLDHFTQANVTHTTMLLYPGVMLSRTRSRGGLMPTWGDSQRYSIDYSDSAWGSDVDFVVLQAQNVWIRTLYDKHRFVARGNLGWIETNDFERVPPDLRFFAGGDRSIRGYKYKSISPENDDGKLTGASKLATGSLEYQYNVTGKWWGAVFVDSGEAVNDIKQSNFKTGAGVGVRWQSPVGPIKLDFAVPVGDKEEHGLQFYIGLGPEL, from the coding sequence ATTTACCGGAGTTTTGTCAGGCCGCGGAGCGGCGTCAGGTTTCCTTCCAGGGGTGGGAATAAGGGATATTCAGGAGAAAACGTGCCATTAATCCGTAACTTGTGCTGGGCCACGCTGCTGATGGCGAGCGCCTCGATCGCTGCGCCCGTCCGTTTGCAGGTAGAAGGGTTGACCGGCGCGCTGCAAAAAAACGTCCGCGCTCAGCTTTCCACCATTCAGGTAGATGAAGTGACGCCGGACCGCCGCTTTCGCGCGCGCGTCGATGACGCCATCCGCAACGGGCTGAAAGCGCTGGGTTATTACGAACCAACCATCGACTTTGAACTGCGCGAACCGCCGGCGGGCGGGCGGCGTCAGGTCTTACTGGCGCGCGTGAATCCCGGCAAGCCGGTGCTTATCGGCGGAACGAACGTGATTCTGCGCGGCGGCGCGCGCGATGATAAAGATTATCTGGCGCTGCTGAAAAAACGTCCCGCCATTGGCACGGTGCTGAACCATAACGACTACGACAGTTTCAAAAAAGGGCTGACCAGCCTGGCGCTGCGTCGCGGTTACTTCGACAGCGAATTCATTAAAAGCCAGCTTGGCGTTTCGGTAGAGCGCCGCCTGGCGTTCTGGGATATCGACTACAACAGCGGCCCGCGTTACCGCTTCGGCGATGTCACCTTCAGCGGTTCGCAGATCCGCGAAGAGTATCTGCAAAATCTTGTGCCGTTTAAAAAGGGCGATTACTACCAGTCGAGCGACGTGGCGGAGCTGAGCCGCCGTTTATCCGCCACCGGCTGGTTTAATTCGGTCGTCGTGGCGCCGGAGTTCGAAAAATCCCGGAAGACCAAAGTGCTGCCGCTGCGGGGCGTGGTATCGCCGCGCATTAAAAACACCGTGGAAGTCGGCGCCGGGTACTCCACCGACGTCGGGCCGCGCCTTAAAGCAAGCTGGCGTAAGCCGTGGACGAACTCTTACGGCCACAGCCTGACCACCTCGACCAGCATCTCCGCGCCGGAACAGCAGCTCGATTTCAGCTACAAAATACCGCTGCTGAAGAACCCGCTGGAGCAATATTATCTGGTGCAGGGCGGCTTTAAGCGCACCGATCTGAACGACACCGAAGCCGATTCCACCAAGCTTGCGGTTTCACGCTACTGGGATCTCTCCAGCGGCTGGCAGCGCGCCATCAACCTGCGCTGGAGCCTGGACCACTTTACCCAGGCCAACGTCACCCATACCACGATGCTGCTCTATCCGGGCGTGATGTTAAGCCGCACCCGCTCGCGCGGCGGCCTGATGCCGACGTGGGGCGATTCGCAGCGCTATTCCATCGACTACTCCGACAGCGCCTGGGGCTCGGATGTCGATTTCGTGGTGCTACAGGCGCAAAACGTCTGGATCCGCACACTCTACGACAAGCATCGCTTTGTGGCGCGCGGCAATCTGGGCTGGATTGAAACCAACGATTTCGAGCGCGTGCCGCCGGATCTGCGTTTCTTTGCCGGCGGCGACCGCAGCATCCGCGGTTATAAGTACAAATCGATTTCGCCTGAGAACGACGACGGTAAGCTGACCGGCGCCTCAAAACTCGCCACCGGCTCGCTGGAGTATCAATACAACGTGACCGGCAAATGGTGGGGCGCGGTGTTTGTCGATTCCGGCGAAGCGGTTAACGACATCAAGCAAAGCAATTTCAAAACCGGCGCGGGCGTCGGGGTGCGCTGGCAGTCGCCGGTCGGCCCGATCAAGCTCGATTTCGCGGTGCCGGTCGGTGATAAAGAGGAGCATGGTTTGCAGTTCTACATCGGTCTGGGGCCTGAATTATGA
- the msrA gene encoding Peptide methionine sulfoxide reductase msrA yields MSFFDKKQMITEEEALPGRNTRMPVAALHTVTGHSMTNVPEGMEVALFAMGCFWGVERLFWPLPGVYSTAAGYTGGYTPNPTYREVCSGQTGHAEAVRVVYDPKVISYEQLLQVFWENHDPAQGMRQGNDVGTQYRSAIYPLTPEQEAAAQASLDRFRAAMEAAGDYRHITTEIAPAKPFYYAEDDHQQYLHKNPYGYCGIGGIGVCLPPEA; encoded by the coding sequence ATGAGTTTTTTTGATAAGAAACAGATGATTACCGAAGAGGAAGCCCTGCCGGGACGTAACACCCGTATGCCAGTGGCCGCTTTACATACCGTCACCGGCCATTCAATGACCAATGTACCGGAAGGCATGGAGGTCGCACTGTTCGCCATGGGCTGCTTCTGGGGCGTGGAGCGACTCTTCTGGCCCCTGCCGGGCGTCTACAGCACCGCAGCGGGCTATACCGGCGGCTATACGCCAAACCCGACCTATCGCGAAGTGTGCAGCGGACAAACCGGCCATGCCGAAGCGGTACGCGTGGTGTATGACCCGAAAGTCATCAGCTACGAACAGCTGTTGCAGGTGTTCTGGGAAAACCACGATCCGGCGCAGGGGATGCGTCAGGGCAACGACGTTGGTACGCAATACCGTTCGGCAATTTACCCACTGACGCCAGAGCAAGAGGCTGCAGCCCAGGCAAGCCTTGATCGTTTCCGCGCGGCGATGGAAGCGGCAGGCGACTATCGCCACATCACTACCGAGATAGCCCCGGCAAAACCGTTTTATTATGCCGAAGATGACCACCAGCAGTACCTGCATAAAAATCCGTACGGCTACTGTGGTATCGGCGGGATTGGCGTCTGTCTGCCGCCCGAAGCGTAA
- the ytfL gene encoding UPF0053 inner membrane protein ytfL, translating to MLNSILLILCLIGVSSFFSLSEISLAASRKIKLKLLADDGNINAQRVLKMQENPGTFFTVVQIGLNAVAILGGIVGDAAFSPAFYTLLVRFISPEAAEQVSFILSFTLVTSLFILFADLTPKRIGMIAPEAVALRIINPMRFCLFIFRPLVWFFNGMANVIFRIFKLPMVRKDDITSDDIYAVVEAGALAGVLRKQEHELIENVFELESRTVPSSMTSRENIVWFDLHEDEQSLKNKVAEHPHSKFLVCNQDIDHIIGYVDSKDLLNRVLANQSLLLTSGVQIRNTLIVPDTLTLSEALESFKTAGEDFAVIMNEYALVVGLITLNDVMTTLMGDLVGQGLEEQIVARDENSWLIDGGTPIDDVMRVLDIDEFPQSGNYETIGGFMMFMLRKIPKRTDSVKFSGYKFEVVDIDNYRIDQLLVTRIDNKPGVLTPKLPDEQNAA from the coding sequence ATGTTAAACAGTATTTTACTGATACTTTGTCTCATTGGCGTCAGCTCCTTTTTCTCGCTTTCCGAGATCTCGCTTGCCGCCTCCCGTAAAATCAAACTCAAGCTGCTGGCCGATGACGGCAACATCAACGCCCAACGGGTGCTGAAGATGCAGGAAAACCCCGGCACCTTCTTTACCGTGGTGCAGATTGGCCTCAATGCCGTCGCCATTCTTGGCGGTATCGTGGGCGATGCGGCGTTTTCCCCGGCGTTCTACACGCTGCTGGTGCGGTTTATTTCGCCTGAGGCCGCCGAGCAGGTGAGCTTTATCCTCTCCTTTACGCTCGTCACCAGCCTGTTCATTCTCTTCGCCGACCTGACCCCGAAACGCATCGGTATGATTGCGCCTGAAGCCGTGGCTTTGCGTATCATCAACCCGATGCGCTTCTGTCTGTTCATCTTCCGCCCGCTGGTGTGGTTCTTTAACGGCATGGCGAATGTGATCTTCCGCATCTTCAAACTGCCGATGGTTCGTAAAGACGACATCACGTCCGACGATATCTACGCGGTGGTGGAAGCTGGCGCGCTCGCGGGCGTGTTGCGCAAACAGGAGCACGAGCTTATCGAAAACGTGTTTGAGCTGGAGTCGCGCACCGTGCCGTCCTCCATGACCTCCCGCGAAAACATCGTCTGGTTTGATCTGCATGAAGATGAGCAGAGCCTGAAAAACAAGGTGGCGGAGCATCCGCACTCCAAGTTCCTGGTCTGCAATCAGGATATCGACCACATCATCGGGTATGTCGATTCCAAAGACCTGCTGAACCGCGTGCTGGCCAATCAGAGCCTGTTGCTGACCAGCGGCGTGCAGATCCGCAATACGCTGATCGTGCCGGATACGCTGACCCTCTCCGAAGCGCTGGAAAGCTTCAAAACGGCGGGTGAAGACTTCGCGGTTATCATGAACGAATACGCGCTGGTGGTGGGGCTTATCACGCTGAACGACGTGATGACCACGCTGATGGGCGACCTGGTCGGTCAGGGGCTGGAAGAGCAGATCGTCGCGCGCGACGAGAACTCCTGGCTTATCGACGGCGGTACGCCGATTGACGACGTCATGCGCGTGCTGGATATCGACGAGTTTCCGCAGTCGGGCAACTACGAGACCATCGGCGGCTTTATGATGTTTATGCTGCGCAAAATCCCGAAACGCACCGATTCGGTGAAGTTCTCCGGGTATAAGTTTGAAGTGGTGGATATCGATAACTACCGCATCGACCAGCTGCTGGTGACGCGCATCGACAACAAGCCGGGTGTACTGACGCCTAAACTGCCGGACGAGCAAAACGCCGCCTGA
- the ytfK gene encoding Uncharacterized protein ytfK encodes MKIFQRYNPLQVAKYVKILFRGRLYIKDVGAFEFDKGKILVPKVKDKQHYSVMSEVNRQVMRLQTEMA; translated from the coding sequence ATGAAAATTTTCCAACGTTACAACCCGCTTCAGGTGGCGAAGTACGTGAAGATCCTGTTTCGTGGACGGTTGTATATCAAGGATGTTGGCGCTTTCGAGTTTGATAAAGGCAAAATCCTCGTCCCGAAAGTGAAGGACAAACAGCACTACTCCGTCATGTCCGAAGTCAACCGTCAGGTTATGCGTCTCCAGACCGAGATGGCGTAA
- the ytfJ gene encoding Uncharacterized protein ytfJ, whose translation MASAHNFKENERVPPVGINDKGELMLNKDQFSYKNWNSAQLPGKVRVLQHIAGRTSAKEKNAGLIEAIKAAKFPHDRYQTTTVVNSDDAIPGTGMFVRHSIESNKQQYPWSQFIVDSNGVAQKAWQLESGSSAIVVLDKDGRVRYAKDGGLTQEEVQQVMNLLQQLLSK comes from the coding sequence ATGGCCTCGGCACACAATTTCAAAGAGAACGAGCGCGTGCCGCCTGTCGGCATTAACGACAAAGGCGAACTGATGCTGAATAAAGATCAGTTTAGCTACAAAAACTGGAACAGCGCGCAGTTACCTGGAAAAGTGCGAGTGCTGCAACATATTGCCGGACGGACCTCGGCGAAAGAGAAAAACGCGGGGCTGATTGAGGCCATCAAAGCCGCGAAATTCCCGCATGACCGCTACCAGACCACAACGGTGGTCAACAGCGACGACGCTATCCCCGGCACCGGCATGTTTGTTCGCCACAGCATTGAGAGCAACAAACAGCAGTACCCGTGGTCGCAGTTTATCGTCGACAGCAACGGCGTGGCCCAGAAAGCCTGGCAGCTGGAATCGGGAAGCTCGGCGATCGTGGTGCTGGATAAAGACGGGCGCGTGCGGTACGCGAAAGACGGCGGCCTGACGCAGGAAGAAGTGCAGCAGGTAATGAACCTGCTGCAACAGTTACTCAGTAAATAG
- the cysQ gene encoding 3'(2'),5'-bisphosphate nucleotidase cysQ: MKIISIKQGVKSAAATDCETRKRWMTMLEQICQLAREAGSAIMEVYEGHKPLEATQKVDDSPVTAADIAAHAVIVAGLKALTPQVPVLSEEDPPGWDVRQHWQRYWLVDPLDGTKEFLKRNGEFTVNIALIEDGKPVLGVVYAPVLNVMYSAAEGKAWKEECGVRKQIQVRDARPPRVVISRSHGDNAELKDYLQQLGEHQTTSVGSSLKFCLVAEGEAQLYPRFGPTNVWDTAAGHAVAVAAGAQVHDWQGKTLDYTPRESFLNPSFRVTIY, encoded by the coding sequence ATAAAAATCATATCGATAAAACAAGGTGTTAAATCCGCAGCCGCGACGGACTGCGAAACGAGAAAGAGGTGGATGACAATGTTAGAACAGATTTGCCAACTGGCGCGCGAGGCAGGCAGCGCCATCATGGAAGTCTACGAGGGTCACAAGCCGCTGGAAGCCACCCAAAAGGTTGATGATTCGCCGGTGACGGCGGCGGATATCGCAGCGCACGCGGTGATTGTCGCCGGGCTGAAAGCGCTGACGCCGCAGGTGCCGGTGCTCTCCGAAGAAGATCCGCCTGGCTGGGACGTACGTCAGCATTGGCAGCGCTACTGGCTGGTGGACCCGCTCGACGGCACCAAAGAGTTTCTCAAGCGCAACGGCGAGTTCACGGTCAATATCGCGCTGATTGAAGACGGTAAGCCGGTGCTCGGCGTGGTGTACGCGCCGGTGCTGAACGTCATGTACAGCGCGGCGGAAGGCAAAGCGTGGAAAGAAGAGTGCGGCGTGCGCAAGCAGATTCAGGTGCGCGACGCGCGTCCGCCGCGCGTGGTGATAAGCCGCTCCCACGGCGACAACGCCGAGCTTAAGGATTATTTACAACAGCTTGGCGAACACCAGACCACATCCGTAGGCTCATCGCTGAAATTCTGCCTGGTGGCGGAAGGAGAGGCGCAGCTTTATCCGCGATTCGGGCCGACCAACGTCTGGGATACGGCGGCAGGCCACGCCGTGGCGGTCGCCGCCGGGGCGCAGGTTCACGACTGGCAGGGCAAAACGCTGGATTACACGCCGCGTGAATCGTTCCTGAACCCCAGCTTCCGGGTCACTATTTACTGA
- the cpdB gene encoding 2',3'-cyclic-nucleotide 2'-phosphodiesterase, producing MVAASVNAATVDLRILETTDLHSNMMDFDYYKDAPTEKFGLVRTASLIKAARQEAANSVLVDNGDLIQGSPLGDYMAAKGLKAGDVHPVYKALNTLDYAVGNLGNHEFNYGLDYLHKALSGAKFPYVNANIIDAKTQKPLFTPYLIKETEVKDKDGKPHTLKIGYIGFVPPQIMTWDKANLSGKVTVNDITDTARKYVPQMRAEGADLVVVVAHSGLSAEPYQAMAENSVYYLSQVTGVDAILFGHAHAVFPGKDFAAIKGADIAKGTLNGVPAVMPGMWGDHLGIVDLVLNNDSGKWTVTQSKAEARPIYDTQAKKSLAAEDPALVNVLKADHDATRQFVSQPVGKSADPMYSYLALVQDDPTVQVVNNAQKAYVEHFIQGDPDLATLPVLSAAAPFKVGGRKNDPASFVEVEKGQLTLRNASDLYLYPNTLVVVKATGAEVKAWLECSAGQFNQIDVNSTKPQALLNWDGFRTYNFDVIDGVNYQIDVTQPARYDGECQEINPKAERIKNLTFNGKPIDPKATFLVATNNYRAYGGKFAGTGDSHIAFASPDENRAVLAAWIGAETKRAGEIHPAADNNWRLAPIASSHKLDIRFETSPSDKAAAFIKEKAQYPMTSVGKDDIGFAVYQLDLTK from the coding sequence CTGGTCGCCGCCAGCGTGAACGCCGCCACGGTGGACCTGCGCATTCTGGAAACCACCGACCTGCACAGTAACATGATGGACTTTGACTATTACAAAGACGCGCCTACTGAAAAGTTCGGTCTGGTGCGAACCGCAAGCTTAATCAAAGCCGCGCGCCAGGAGGCCGCCAACAGCGTACTGGTAGATAACGGCGATCTTATCCAGGGCAGCCCCCTTGGCGATTACATGGCCGCCAAAGGCCTGAAAGCGGGCGACGTGCATCCGGTGTACAAAGCGCTGAACACGCTGGATTACGCCGTCGGCAACCTCGGCAACCATGAATTCAATTACGGTCTCGATTACCTGCATAAGGCGCTCTCTGGCGCGAAATTCCCCTATGTCAATGCGAACATCATCGACGCCAAAACGCAAAAGCCGCTGTTTACGCCTTATCTGATTAAAGAAACCGAAGTAAAAGATAAAGACGGCAAGCCGCATACGCTAAAAATTGGCTATATCGGTTTTGTGCCGCCGCAAATCATGACCTGGGATAAAGCGAATCTCAGCGGCAAAGTCACGGTTAACGATATCACCGACACCGCCCGCAAATATGTGCCGCAAATGCGCGCGGAAGGCGCCGATCTGGTGGTCGTGGTCGCGCACTCCGGGCTTTCCGCCGAGCCATACCAGGCCATGGCGGAAAACTCCGTCTATTACTTAAGCCAGGTGACGGGCGTTGACGCCATTCTTTTCGGCCATGCGCACGCGGTCTTCCCGGGTAAAGATTTCGCCGCCATCAAAGGCGCGGATATCGCGAAAGGTACGCTGAATGGCGTTCCGGCGGTGATGCCGGGCATGTGGGGCGATCATCTGGGGATCGTCGATCTGGTGCTGAATAACGACAGCGGCAAGTGGACAGTGACGCAAAGCAAAGCCGAAGCGCGCCCGATCTACGACACCCAGGCGAAGAAATCGCTCGCCGCTGAAGATCCGGCGCTGGTGAATGTCCTGAAAGCGGATCACGACGCCACGCGCCAGTTTGTCAGCCAGCCGGTCGGGAAATCTGCCGACCCGATGTACAGCTACCTGGCGCTGGTGCAGGACGATCCGACCGTACAGGTGGTGAACAACGCCCAGAAAGCGTACGTCGAACACTTTATTCAGGGCGATCCGGATCTGGCGACGTTGCCGGTGCTCTCCGCCGCCGCGCCGTTTAAAGTGGGCGGGCGTAAAAACGATCCGGCAAGCTTTGTGGAAGTGGAGAAAGGCCAGCTGACGCTGCGCAACGCCTCCGATCTGTACCTCTACCCGAATACGCTGGTGGTGGTGAAGGCGACCGGCGCGGAAGTGAAAGCGTGGCTGGAGTGCTCCGCCGGGCAGTTTAACCAGATTGACGTCAACAGCACGAAACCGCAGGCGCTGCTGAACTGGGACGGTTTCCGCACCTATAACTTCGACGTTATCGACGGCGTAAATTACCAGATAGACGTGACGCAGCCCGCCCGCTATGACGGTGAATGCCAGGAGATAAACCCGAAAGCGGAGCGCATTAAAAACCTGACGTTCAACGGCAAGCCCATCGACCCGAAAGCGACGTTCCTGGTGGCTACCAATAACTATCGCGCTTACGGCGGGAAGTTTGCGGGCACCGGCGACAGCCATATCGCCTTCGCGTCGCCAGATGAGAACCGCGCGGTGCTGGCCGCCTGGATTGGCGCCGAAACCAAACGCGCAGGTGAAATCCACCCGGCGGCGGATAACAACTGGCGCCTCGCGCCGATCGCGAGCAGCCACAAGCTCGATATTCGCTTCGAGACATCGCCTTCCGACAAAGCGGCGGCATTTATCAAAGAGAAAGCGCAATACCCGATGACCAGCGTTGGCAAAGACGATATCGGTTTTGCGGTGTATCAGCTGGATCTGACGAAATAA
- the ytfH gene encoding Uncharacterized HTH-type transcriptional regulator ytfH, which produces MTLPTLSEQLRDGNLFAEECPSRDVLKHVTSRWGVLILVALRDGTHRFSDLRRKMGGVSEKMLAQSLQALEQDSFVDRVSYPVMPPHVEYSLTPLGMEVSEKVAALADWIEVNLPQVLANRGDRAA; this is translated from the coding sequence ATGACCCTTCCCACCCTGAGCGAGCAGTTACGCGACGGCAATCTGTTTGCCGAAGAGTGCCCGTCACGCGATGTGCTGAAACATGTGACCAGCCGCTGGGGCGTGCTGATCCTGGTGGCGCTGCGCGATGGCACGCACCGTTTCAGCGATCTGCGGCGGAAAATGGGCGGCGTGAGTGAAAAAATGCTGGCGCAGTCGTTACAGGCGCTGGAGCAGGACAGTTTTGTCGACCGCGTCTCTTATCCGGTGATGCCGCCGCACGTGGAGTACAGCCTGACGCCGCTCGGCATGGAGGTGAGCGAGAAGGTGGCCGCGCTGGCCGACTGGATAGAAGTCAACCTGCCGCAGGTGCTGGCGAACCGTGGAGACCGGGCGGCCTGA
- the ytfG gene encoding Uncharacterized oxidoreductase ytfG encodes MIAITGATGHLGQRVIDTLLNTVAAQEIVAIVRNPAKAATLGAKGVQVRAADYGDVAALTAALAGVEKLLLISSSEVGQRAPQHRNVIDAAKTAGVKLIAYTSLLHADRSPLGLADEHVATEKMLADAGIPYVLLRNGWYTENYLASVPPALEHGVFIGSAGDGKIASASRQDYAEAAAKVLTLDNQAGRVYELAGDNAWTLRDLTALLSKETGKTVAYQNLSEADFAAALAGAGLPEGFAKLLADSDIGASKGGLFDDSRQLSALIGRPTTSLETSLRESLKP; translated from the coding sequence ATGATTGCGATTACCGGAGCCACCGGCCACCTTGGCCAGCGCGTGATTGATACCCTGCTGAACACCGTGGCGGCACAGGAAATTGTCGCCATTGTCCGTAACCCGGCGAAAGCCGCGACGCTCGGCGCCAAAGGCGTCCAGGTTCGCGCGGCCGATTACGGCGACGTGGCGGCGCTTACCGCGGCGCTCGCGGGCGTGGAAAAATTGCTGCTCATCTCTTCAAGCGAAGTGGGCCAGCGCGCGCCGCAACACCGCAACGTTATCGACGCCGCGAAAACCGCCGGCGTTAAGCTCATCGCCTACACCAGCCTGCTGCATGCCGACCGCTCGCCGCTGGGGCTTGCCGACGAACACGTCGCGACCGAAAAGATGCTCGCGGATGCCGGTATTCCTTACGTTTTGCTGCGTAACGGCTGGTATACCGAAAACTATCTGGCGAGCGTGCCGCCTGCGCTTGAGCACGGTGTGTTTATCGGCAGCGCAGGCGACGGGAAAATCGCCTCCGCCAGCCGTCAGGATTACGCCGAAGCCGCCGCAAAAGTGCTGACGCTTGATAACCAGGCCGGTCGCGTTTACGAACTGGCGGGCGACAACGCCTGGACGCTTCGCGATCTGACCGCGCTGTTAAGTAAAGAGACCGGCAAAACGGTTGCGTATCAGAATCTGAGCGAGGCGGATTTCGCCGCGGCGCTCGCGGGCGCGGGCCTGCCGGAAGGCTTTGCGAAACTGCTGGCGGATTCCGATATCGGCGCGTCTAAAGGCGGCCTTTTTGACGACAGCCGCCAGCTCAGCGCGCTTATTGGCCGCCCTACTACCTCGCTTGAAACGAGCCTGCGTGAGAGTCTGAAACCGTAA
- the ytfF gene encoding Inner membrane protein ytfF has product MMLTGVLYALLAGLMWGLIFVGPLLVPEYPAVLQSMGRYLALGLLALPLAWAGRGRLKQLTGRDWLTALTLTMMGNLIYYVCLASAIQRTGAPVSTMIIGTLPVVIPVFANLLYSRRDGRLPWRRLCPALAAIFCGLVCVNFAELRHGLPGFTPGRYASGIALASVSVMCWAWYALRNARWLRENPDKHPMMWATAQGLVTLPVSLVGYVAACVWLSADNSGFALPFGPRPGVFIALMIAIALCCSWIGALCWNIASQRLPTVILGPLIVFETLAGLLYTFLLRQSMPPLLTLIGIALLAAGVVMAVRVKIVPVAARVTQEAP; this is encoded by the coding sequence ATGATGTTAACTGGCGTGTTATATGCCCTGCTGGCGGGGCTAATGTGGGGGCTGATTTTCGTCGGCCCCTTGCTGGTGCCGGAATACCCGGCGGTATTGCAGTCGATGGGGCGCTATCTGGCGCTGGGTCTGCTGGCGCTGCCGCTGGCGTGGGCCGGGCGCGGGCGGTTAAAACAACTTACCGGGCGCGACTGGCTGACCGCGCTGACGCTGACCATGATGGGCAATCTTATCTATTACGTCTGTCTCGCGAGCGCCATTCAGCGCACCGGCGCGCCCGTTTCCACGATGATCATCGGCACGTTGCCGGTGGTCATTCCGGTCTTCGCCAATCTGCTCTATAGCCGTCGCGACGGCAGGCTGCCATGGCGGCGGTTGTGCCCGGCGCTGGCGGCAATTTTCTGCGGGCTGGTTTGCGTTAATTTCGCCGAGCTACGCCACGGTCTGCCAGGCTTCACGCCGGGCCGTTACGCGAGCGGCATCGCGCTGGCGAGCGTGTCGGTCATGTGCTGGGCGTGGTATGCGCTGCGTAACGCGCGCTGGCTGCGGGAAAACCCCGACAAGCACCCGATGATGTGGGCGACGGCGCAGGGGCTGGTGACGCTCCCGGTATCGCTGGTGGGTTATGTTGCGGCGTGTGTGTGGCTTTCGGCCGATAACAGCGGTTTTGCGCTGCCCTTCGGCCCACGTCCTGGCGTGTTTATCGCCCTGATGATCGCCATTGCGCTCTGCTGCTCATGGATTGGCGCGCTGTGCTGGAATATCGCGAGTCAGCGCCTGCCGACGGTGATTCTCGGGCCGCTTATTGTCTTTGAAACGCTGGCCGGGCTGCTCTATACCTTTTTGCTGCGCCAGAGTATGCCGCCGCTGCTGACCCTGATCGGCATCGCGCTGCTGGCGGCGGGCGTGGTGATGGCGGTACGGGTGAAAATCGTGCCGGTCGCAGCGCGCGTGACGCAAGAGGCGCCATAA